The following proteins are co-located in the Deferribacter autotrophicus genome:
- a CDS encoding CBS domain-containing protein, with amino-acid sequence MKVKDFMTKKVITANENEKIRDVVLRLRERNVSGVPVLNDEGKLVGVFCESDLLSQLPDILHEAEQIPLVDVKELTDAPVKTIMGKPPITIGPEDSLKKAAELFLTKFIHRLPVIENDTLVGIISLGDVLKAFIENDKCD; translated from the coding sequence ATGAAAGTTAAAGATTTTATGACAAAAAAAGTAATAACAGCAAATGAAAATGAAAAAATTAGAGATGTGGTTTTGAGGTTAAGGGAAAGGAATGTTTCTGGTGTTCCTGTTTTGAACGATGAGGGTAAACTTGTTGGAGTTTTCTGCGAATCTGATTTGCTTTCACAACTTCCTGATATTTTACATGAAGCTGAACAAATACCCCTTGTTGATGTGAAAGAACTCACAGACGCACCAGTAAAGACAATTATGGGGAAACCTCCGATTACAATAGGACCTGAGGATTCATTGAAAAAAGCTGCAGAACTTTTTTTAACTAAATTTATACACAGATTACCGGTAATAGAAAATGATACGCTTGTAGGGATAATTTCATTAGGAGATGTGTTAAAAGCATTTATTGAAAATGATAAATGTGATTAA
- a CDS encoding AMP-binding protein — protein sequence MVDELNRLCIEYKRKIYSSDDIKRFYEKSKNLKHFYEELANELLEWEEKFFTCCYDENNFETNWFLNGKISPIKNVLKVHLKNGRRNKSAIIWRGADYSERILTYQSLYSDVSKFASALKKLNLKKNDYVLIYMPNIPELIIAILACVKIGVVHTVYHPSYSPENLASRFDDCKYKVIITADGYYSKNTVNLKKKVDEAINLARHKPKLCIVVKRLGQRVHMKPLRDLWYHDLISDEDYSRAFAIEEAVYDANDTLFTLVTSTHLKEPKALRYRVAGFLLWAKFSYSLLFDPSDDDVLWNTADIAWITGHVYKIYGPLLNGQTVFIYEDTIDIDNAHNFYEFLDKYNINKFYTTPTILSRLMKADEKKGVFRRQNHLKLIATGGEKRDEESLKWAFVKLLNKSNPIINILTITEAGGAVAAQIPGFSEISDLYSVGKSLPGINLELIDGKTGSLVKKCHTKGELVFASPFPSLTAGICGNKQMLQSIYIKEYNKIKYFRTGDGGEYTDNNDINLLGRLDDVLHVGGKRINLFMIEDAIKKHKFIKDAAVVNVIDEKRGETLIAFCVLNKNIDESLYDDIFRETNELIIDSVGEVILPDVYKITTVIPKTPNGEVQRDILKEVATQML from the coding sequence ATGGTTGATGAGTTAAATAGGTTATGTATTGAATATAAACGTAAAATTTATTCTTCGGATGATATAAAACGGTTTTACGAAAAATCCAAAAACCTAAAGCATTTTTATGAAGAATTAGCCAATGAATTATTAGAATGGGAAGAGAAATTTTTTACTTGCTGTTATGATGAAAATAACTTTGAAACAAACTGGTTTTTAAATGGTAAAATAAGCCCAATAAAAAATGTATTAAAAGTTCATTTAAAAAATGGTAGAAGAAATAAATCTGCCATTATATGGCGAGGAGCTGATTATTCAGAAAGGATTCTTACCTATCAGTCTTTGTATTCAGATGTTTCCAAATTTGCATCGGCTTTAAAGAAATTAAACTTAAAGAAAAATGATTATGTTTTGATTTATATGCCAAATATTCCAGAGCTAATTATTGCTATACTTGCATGTGTTAAAATCGGTGTAGTACATACTGTATATCATCCCAGTTACTCGCCTGAGAATTTAGCTAGTAGATTTGATGATTGTAAATATAAGGTTATAATAACTGCTGATGGATATTATTCTAAAAATACAGTTAACTTGAAAAAAAAGGTTGATGAAGCCATAAATCTCGCAAGACATAAACCTAAATTATGTATAGTTGTTAAAAGATTAGGACAGCGTGTTCATATGAAACCTTTACGTGATTTATGGTATCACGATTTAATTAGTGATGAGGATTATTCAAGAGCTTTTGCAATAGAAGAGGCTGTTTATGATGCAAATGATACTTTATTTACATTAGTTACTTCAACTCACCTTAAAGAACCAAAAGCGCTAAGATATAGAGTTGCTGGATTTTTGTTATGGGCAAAGTTTTCTTACTCTCTTTTGTTTGACCCATCTGATGATGATGTGTTGTGGAATACGGCTGATATTGCCTGGATTACAGGTCATGTCTATAAAATTTATGGGCCATTACTGAATGGCCAAACAGTTTTTATTTATGAAGACACTATTGATATTGATAATGCACATAACTTTTATGAGTTTTTGGATAAATATAATATTAATAAATTCTATACAACTCCAACAATCTTGAGCCGATTAATGAAAGCCGATGAAAAAAAGGGGGTTTTTAGAAGGCAGAATCATCTAAAGCTTATTGCTACAGGTGGTGAGAAAAGAGATGAAGAAAGTCTGAAATGGGCATTTGTAAAATTGTTAAATAAATCTAACCCTATTATTAATATCTTGACTATTACTGAGGCAGGGGGAGCTGTAGCTGCTCAAATCCCTGGCTTTAGCGAGATAAGTGATTTGTATTCTGTAGGTAAGTCTTTACCAGGGATAAATCTTGAGCTTATTGATGGTAAGACAGGAAGTCTAGTGAAAAAGTGTCACACTAAAGGGGAACTGGTTTTTGCGTCACCATTTCCCTCCCTTACTGCAGGAATATGTGGTAATAAACAAATGCTGCAATCTATTTATATAAAGGAATATAATAAAATAAAGTATTTTAGAACTGGTGATGGGGGAGAATATACTGATAATAACGATATAAATCTTCTTGGTCGTCTTGATGATGTGCTTCATGTGGGTGGGAAGAGAATAAATCTGTTTATGATTGAAGATGCGATTAAAAAACATAAGTTTATAAAAGATGCTGCTGTGGTAAATGTCATTGATGAAAAGCGTGGTGAGACATTAATAGCTTTTTGTGTGTTAAATAAAAATATAGATGAGAGCTTATATGATGATATTTTTAGAGAAACTAATGAGCTTATAATTGATTCTGTAGGGGAAGTTATTTTACCCGATGTTTATAAGATAACCACTGTGATACCAAAGACACCAAATGGTGAAGTTCAAAGAGATATATTAAAAGAAGTAGCAACACAAATGCTTTAA
- the nfi gene encoding deoxyribonuclease V (cleaves DNA at apurinic or apyrimidinic sites): MYKHLRILQEKLFKKTVIKEFDKNINLAAGIDVSFSKKDNLAFCSIVVVDKDFNIVEVQNSHKKINMPYIPGLLSFRELPVIYDTYKKLRVKPDIFILDSQGIAHPRKFGLATHFGVVFGVPSIGCAKSKLVGDYVEPELEKGSFSYLYYKNEKLGVVLRSRTKVKPIYVSPGHLTDIESSMRIVMQFVNKYRLPEPTRHAHIYAEKYKRAIIDSN; this comes from the coding sequence ATGTATAAACACTTAAGAATTTTGCAAGAAAAGTTATTTAAAAAAACTGTTATCAAAGAATTTGATAAAAATATTAATCTTGCTGCCGGTATTGATGTTTCTTTTTCTAAAAAGGATAATTTGGCATTTTGTTCAATAGTAGTGGTTGATAAGGATTTTAATATTGTTGAGGTGCAAAATTCTCATAAAAAAATAAATATGCCTTATATCCCAGGATTACTTTCATTTAGGGAATTACCGGTTATTTATGATACATATAAAAAATTAAGGGTGAAGCCTGATATTTTTATTTTGGATTCTCAAGGGATAGCTCATCCTAGAAAATTTGGACTAGCTACTCATTTTGGAGTTGTTTTTGGAGTACCCTCGATTGGGTGTGCTAAATCAAAACTTGTGGGTGATTATGTTGAGCCGGAATTAGAAAAGGGGAGTTTCAGTTATCTGTATTATAAAAATGAGAAATTAGGCGTTGTTTTAAGGAGTAGAACAAAGGTAAAACCAATTTATGTATCACCGGGGCATTTAACAGATATCGAAAGTAGCATGAGAATTGTTATGCAATTTGTAAATAAATATAGATTGCCTGAGCCTACAAGGCATGCTCATATTTATGCAGAAAAGTATAAAAGGGCGATTATTGATTCAAATTAG
- a CDS encoding DUF169 domain-containing protein, producing MFETFLKTLEKTVKPLTLPVATKFIKDGSLLTDAKIKLKNRKIAICQQIAYSRYYGWSTYVEGHYSYCVLGASNCGLIKTPERVLEGHVNCSIYQKDLDAAKSMQASMPRVKERFQGFLTYPLTRPVEGIEPDVIVVYVNTAQAMRFVQAFLYHRGGEFIIKSSGDAGVCSRCVVEAFNTKEPKIEIPCLGDRRFAMTQDFELAVGIPYVKIDEVIEGLEATHKAGIRYPIPFDLKEECSLPKDYTTFETD from the coding sequence ATGTTTGAAACATTTTTAAAAACTTTAGAAAAAACAGTTAAACCCCTTACCCTTCCTGTTGCCACGAAGTTTATAAAAGATGGTAGCTTGCTTACAGATGCAAAGATTAAACTCAAAAACAGAAAAATTGCCATTTGTCAGCAGATTGCCTATTCAAGATATTATGGATGGTCTACATATGTGGAGGGGCATTACAGCTACTGTGTTTTAGGTGCAAGTAATTGTGGATTGATAAAGACCCCTGAAAGAGTGTTGGAAGGGCATGTAAACTGTTCTATTTATCAAAAAGACTTGGATGCTGCAAAAAGTATGCAGGCTTCAATGCCTAGAGTTAAGGAGAGATTTCAGGGATTTTTAACATACCCTCTAACTCGACCTGTGGAAGGTATTGAGCCAGATGTTATTGTTGTCTATGTAAATACAGCGCAAGCGATGAGGTTTGTTCAGGCTTTTCTTTATCATAGGGGTGGTGAATTTATTATTAAAAGTAGTGGTGATGCAGGCGTATGTTCAAGATGTGTTGTGGAAGCATTTAATACCAAAGAACCAAAGATAGAAATTCCTTGCCTTGGCGATAGACGTTTTGCTATGACTCAAGATTTTGAGCTTGCAGTGGGGATCCCTTATGTTAAAATTGATGAAGTTATTGAAGGGCTTGAAGCAACACATAAAGCGGGCATTAGATATCCAATACCATTTGATTTAAAAGAGGAGTGCAGTTTACCAAAGGATTATACAACTTTTGAAACTGACTAA
- the serA gene encoding phosphoglycerate dehydrogenase, with the protein MEKFKVLITDHIAEEGVKILLDSGDIEVEEKPGISHDELKKIIGNYDAIITRSGTTVTADLLENPGKLKIIGRAGVGLDNVDIEAASKKGIIVMNAPTGNTLAATELTMGMMLAAARKIPAANNSLKNGEWNRKKFMGIQLFNKTLGIVGLGRIGSNVAIRAKSFGMKVVAYDPYIKKSKADSLGVTLLEKLEDLLKISDIITFHTPLTKETKNMITKKEIEMMKDRVILVNCARGGIINENDLYDALKSGKVFTAAIDVFEKEPPKDNKLLELDNLFVTPHIGANTEEGQKGVAVIIAEQIVNALHGKSYMNAVNIPFMKSQLPLDLQVYFELIENIGKLAAQTIKGRPDEIKVTLVGKKFEEDICERTFDTPFSYQPFTIAAIKGFLEVSMQETVSYINAPYFAKDRNINVIESKRDIYDKYNDLLVFEVITDKEKRVIAGTVFNDNEGRIVMFDDFRLDIIPKGTFIYFRNFDRPGVIGKVGTILGSNNINIAGFELARQNGGEAIAFVSVDNKITEEVLDEIKKIDGMIEANVVEI; encoded by the coding sequence GTGGAAAAGTTTAAAGTTTTAATTACTGATCATATTGCAGAAGAAGGGGTAAAAATCCTCCTTGATAGTGGAGATATAGAAGTAGAAGAAAAACCTGGGATTTCCCACGATGAGCTTAAAAAAATTATCGGCAATTATGATGCAATAATTACAAGAAGTGGGACTACTGTGACTGCTGATTTATTAGAAAATCCAGGGAAACTAAAGATTATTGGTCGTGCTGGAGTAGGGCTTGACAATGTGGATATAGAGGCAGCGAGTAAAAAAGGGATAATTGTAATGAATGCTCCTACTGGAAACACCCTTGCAGCAACTGAATTGACAATGGGTATGATGCTTGCAGCTGCAAGAAAAATTCCTGCTGCCAATAATTCTTTAAAGAATGGTGAGTGGAATAGAAAAAAGTTTATGGGGATTCAGCTTTTCAATAAAACACTTGGTATTGTGGGACTTGGTAGAATCGGTAGTAATGTGGCTATTAGAGCTAAAAGTTTTGGAATGAAGGTTGTTGCTTATGATCCATATATTAAAAAAAGTAAAGCAGATTCTTTGGGTGTAACTTTGCTTGAGAAATTGGAAGATTTACTGAAGATTTCAGACATAATAACATTCCATACTCCTCTTACAAAAGAAACTAAGAATATGATTACTAAAAAAGAAATTGAGATGATGAAGGATAGAGTTATCCTTGTAAACTGTGCAAGAGGTGGAATTATAAATGAGAATGATTTATACGATGCACTGAAATCAGGTAAGGTATTTACCGCTGCCATAGATGTCTTTGAAAAAGAACCTCCCAAAGATAATAAGCTACTTGAGCTTGATAATCTTTTTGTGACTCCTCATATAGGTGCAAATACAGAAGAAGGGCAAAAAGGGGTAGCTGTTATTATTGCTGAGCAGATAGTAAATGCTTTACACGGCAAATCATATATGAATGCTGTCAATATACCTTTTATGAAATCCCAATTGCCTTTAGATTTGCAGGTTTATTTCGAGTTAATTGAAAATATTGGTAAGTTAGCAGCTCAAACTATTAAAGGAAGACCTGATGAAATTAAAGTTACTTTGGTAGGTAAAAAGTTTGAAGAAGATATTTGTGAAAGGACTTTTGATACTCCTTTTAGTTATCAACCATTTACCATTGCTGCTATAAAAGGATTTTTAGAAGTAAGTATGCAGGAAACCGTATCTTACATAAATGCACCATATTTTGCCAAAGATAGGAATATTAATGTAATTGAGTCTAAAAGAGACATTTATGATAAATATAATGATCTTCTTGTTTTTGAAGTTATCACGGATAAAGAGAAAAGAGTTATTGCAGGAACTGTTTTCAATGATAATGAAGGACGTATTGTGATGTTTGATGATTTCAGACTTGATATTATCCCTAAAGGAACCTTTATCTATTTTAGAAATTTCGACAGGCCTGGAGTAATCGGGAAAGTAGGAACTATTCTTGGTTCAAACAATATAAACATAGCAGGTTTTGAGCTGGCTAGGCAAAATGGTGGTGAAGCTATTGCTTTTGTATCAGTTGACAATAAGATAACAGAAGAAGTTCTTGATGAAATTAAGAAAATTGATGGTATGATAGAGGCTAATGTGGTTGAGATATGA
- a CDS encoding ATP-binding protein: protein MKFNSIIFRVYFIFILIFILIMGAAYKSRLFVNKIKDDASIINKTGQLRYKFYKMMWLSHMIVKTNMENSKTDKDVINNQNLKKELQDELRNFEYLVHNVIFKYLNEESELFNYIKNIDIIWEKDFKPLFIQISKSNYNSSFKNMEEILYDLNSKVESLFNKIDLFVTKLEKNYDYKIRNFMKIRVLVLGTILLIFIWSLIYINKNLLTPIRKLVRELEKIKNDNYNVDIDFKVKNEIGELAETIVEMAESIKANIENRNKIIDISSELLKIKGDDFYNKICEILCKNFNLDLVWLGFPNDNDKTVRIVASSGKAQEYIKDMIVKYDESEYRNSPTGKSIKEKRIVKIDNLELSDEFYPWLNKAKIYDLKSLMAIPLLNENNNVVAVLNLYSCKSSFFDEKLIKDLEIIINQVTLAIENKLILENLNYLVAERTKELVYAKEQAEAANKAKSEFLSTMSHELKTPLNSIIGFSNILSVADDLKEDYKEYVNYIKKSGDRLLSLINDILDVSRIDAEHQKPFFEDVDIREITFNVLNLFKEKEMKRENKIKVEIDEDVSVIRADKRMLKQILFYLLDNAIKFTPNEKDIGIKIRKYEEDNEDFILFEVWDNGIGISDEDQKKLFKAFSQVDASYKRKYEGIGIGLFLCKKLVELHDGKIWVESKVGEGSCFKFIIPENGEIRGKGTDS, encoded by the coding sequence ATGAAATTTAATTCAATTATTTTTAGAGTTTATTTTATTTTTATATTAATTTTTATATTGATAATGGGTGCGGCTTACAAAAGTCGTTTGTTTGTCAATAAAATAAAAGATGATGCATCAATAATTAATAAAACTGGGCAACTTAGGTATAAATTTTATAAAATGATGTGGTTGTCACATATGATAGTTAAAACAAATATGGAAAATTCAAAAACAGATAAGGATGTAATTAATAATCAAAACCTTAAAAAAGAGTTACAAGATGAGTTAAGAAATTTTGAGTACTTGGTTCATAACGTAATATTTAAGTATTTAAATGAGGAAAGTGAATTATTTAATTATATAAAAAATATTGACATAATTTGGGAAAAAGACTTCAAACCGTTGTTTATACAAATCTCAAAATCTAATTATAATTCATCGTTTAAAAATATGGAAGAAATATTATACGATTTAAACAGTAAAGTTGAATCTTTATTTAATAAAATTGACTTGTTTGTGACAAAATTAGAGAAAAATTATGATTATAAAATTAGAAATTTTATGAAAATTCGTGTTTTAGTATTAGGTACTATTTTATTAATTTTTATATGGTCTTTGATATACATTAATAAAAATTTGTTAACTCCTATAAGAAAGCTTGTTAGAGAGTTGGAAAAGATAAAAAATGATAATTATAATGTTGATATAGACTTTAAGGTGAAAAATGAAATTGGAGAGTTGGCTGAAACAATTGTAGAAATGGCTGAATCAATTAAGGCAAATATAGAGAATAGAAATAAAATAATTGATATAAGTAGTGAGTTATTAAAAATAAAAGGTGATGATTTTTATAATAAAATTTGTGAAATATTATGCAAAAACTTCAATTTGGATCTTGTATGGCTTGGTTTTCCTAATGATAATGATAAAACAGTGAGAATAGTTGCAAGTAGTGGCAAGGCTCAAGAATATATTAAAGATATGATTGTAAAGTATGATGAAAGTGAGTATAGAAACAGCCCCACTGGGAAGTCTATAAAAGAGAAACGTATCGTAAAAATAGACAATCTGGAATTATCTGATGAATTTTATCCCTGGTTAAATAAGGCTAAAATTTACGATTTAAAATCTTTGATGGCGATTCCGTTATTAAATGAAAACAATAATGTTGTAGCAGTATTAAATTTATATAGTTGTAAATCTTCATTTTTTGATGAAAAATTGATAAAAGATTTGGAAATAATTATAAATCAGGTGACATTAGCAATAGAAAATAAACTGATTTTAGAAAACTTAAATTATTTAGTAGCGGAAAGGACTAAAGAGTTAGTTTATGCAAAGGAGCAAGCTGAAGCAGCAAATAAAGCAAAATCAGAATTTCTTTCAACGATGTCTCATGAGCTCAAGACACCTCTAAATTCAATTATCGGCTTTTCAAATATTTTATCAGTAGCTGATGATTTAAAAGAAGATTATAAAGAGTATGTTAATTATATCAAAAAAAGCGGTGATCGTCTTTTGTCTCTTATAAATGATATTTTAGATGTATCAAGAATAGATGCTGAGCATCAAAAGCCATTTTTTGAGGATGTGGATATTAGGGAGATTACTTTTAATGTTCTTAATTTGTTTAAAGAAAAAGAGATGAAAAGAGAAAATAAAATTAAAGTAGAAATAGATGAGGACGTTTCAGTAATTAGAGCTGATAAAAGAATGCTCAAACAGATACTGTTTTATTTGCTTGATAACGCAATAAAGTTTACACCTAATGAAAAAGATATAGGGATAAAAATAAGAAAATATGAAGAAGATAATGAAGATTTTATTCTTTTTGAAGTATGGGATAATGGTATAGGTATATCTGATGAAGATCAGAAAAAGCTATTCAAAGCTTTCTCTCAAGTAGATGCTTCTTATAAGAGAAAATATGAAGGTATTGGGATTGGACTTTTTTTATGCAAAAAACTAGTAGAATTACATGATGGTAAAATATGGGTAGAGAGTAAAGTTGGAGAGGGTAGTTGTTTCAAATTTATAATTCCTGAAAATGGAGAGATACGTGGAAAAGGTACTGATAGTTGA
- a CDS encoding secondary thiamine-phosphate synthase enzyme YjbQ: MIELSISSKRREELIDITSEIEKIVGKKGWNSGILHIYTPHTTAAITINENADYTVKEDIIDFLSKLVPSSFPFKHLEGNSDAHLKSSIIGCSENVIVENGRLVLGTWQGVFFCEFDGPRRRKVYLKFISS; this comes from the coding sequence ATGATAGAATTATCTATTAGCAGTAAAAGACGAGAAGAGTTGATAGACATTACATCTGAAATTGAAAAAATTGTGGGAAAAAAGGGGTGGAATAGTGGAATATTACACATTTACACCCCTCATACCACTGCTGCTATTACTATAAATGAAAATGCAGATTATACCGTAAAAGAAGATATAATAGATTTTTTATCAAAACTGGTACCGTCTAGTTTCCCTTTTAAACATTTGGAAGGGAATTCGGATGCGCATTTAAAATCGTCAATTATTGGATGCAGTGAAAATGTAATTGTTGAAAATGGTAGATTGGTGCTTGGTACTTGGCAAGGGGTATTTTTCTGCGAGTTTGATGGACCTCGTAGAAGAAAAGTTTATTTAAAATTTATTAGTAGTTAA
- a CDS encoding hotdog fold domain-containing protein, which produces MNKIKYLPHSTKCFVCGRKNPVSLKHLFYVEDDFVCSDIFIPDGYNGFKGIVHGGIATALLDETMGWCAYVFGNGKNLYFTRKLQIKFKKSLYIEHSYKVVTNFTDEKKGIVTVKGKIIDKNENILVEGEGYFVEIPDNKMKETIQYLLFDKDKIYLEKIVNRIKELQVEDSQQRK; this is translated from the coding sequence ATGAACAAAATAAAGTATTTACCACATTCTACTAAATGTTTTGTTTGTGGCAGAAAAAACCCTGTAAGCCTGAAACACCTTTTTTATGTTGAAGATGATTTTGTATGCTCTGACATTTTTATCCCTGATGGATATAACGGATTTAAAGGGATTGTTCATGGAGGAATAGCAACAGCACTATTAGATGAAACCATGGGATGGTGTGCCTATGTGTTCGGTAATGGCAAAAATCTTTATTTTACAAGAAAGTTACAGATAAAATTTAAAAAGTCACTTTATATTGAACATTCTTACAAAGTGGTGACTAATTTTACTGATGAAAAAAAAGGTATTGTTACAGTAAAAGGGAAAATAATCGATAAAAATGAAAATATTCTTGTTGAAGGTGAAGGATACTTTGTAGAAATACCTGATAATAAGATGAAAGAAACTATCCAGTACCTTCTCTTTGATAAAGATAAAATTTATCTAGAAAAAATTGTCAATCGTATTAAAGAACTGCAGGTAGAAGATTCACAACAAAGAAAGTAA
- a CDS encoding HDOD domain-containing protein, producing MINYNNNLSEVYIEIGKCEVVKSIPCRVKIVLGSCVGVLLIDRNRNVVGGIHILLPNSKKYKFENENVTAYADKGIKYLINLMKKYGCVESNLEAIMAGGASIGGADYFDIGMQNYIAVKKILNEFDIKIIHEDCLGEKPRVLVFDTTDYKFNVFTLGDNEYYDKSNLSDVNFSEFLKEIDNVKIEVHPRVDKLIKLIKLRNKNIDFDYLEQLVKSDDLLTLSLLKHVNSAYYSPRVKITNVRYALSYLGMKNFYKFVSSELLKSLSSDELKFYSTDLKAYRIHVFTVALFSDYIAEYTDLNSEDVFIAGLFHDIGKIILDKYTSLKYDTSHRIKILRFVENSFKTTLHAKVGGDFLKRLGFPKIICEAVYTHHTPHYASDEYKKFVSIIAFSNAIVSNYILGSSIHISKLPFKNSSEIVDNLGIDFSSLEVIINQVGYFFSIAEEIVND from the coding sequence ATGATTAACTATAACAATAATTTAAGCGAAGTCTATATTGAAATAGGCAAGTGTGAAGTTGTAAAGAGTATTCCGTGCAGGGTGAAGATTGTATTAGGCTCCTGTGTTGGGGTTTTACTGATAGACAGAAACAGAAATGTAGTTGGAGGAATACATATTTTACTTCCTAATTCTAAAAAATATAAATTTGAAAATGAAAATGTTACAGCTTATGCTGATAAGGGGATAAAATATTTAATAAACTTAATGAAAAAATATGGTTGTGTCGAATCTAATTTGGAAGCTATTATGGCTGGTGGTGCTAGTATAGGTGGAGCAGATTATTTTGATATAGGTATGCAAAATTATATAGCTGTAAAAAAGATATTAAATGAATTTGATATTAAAATAATACATGAAGATTGTTTAGGTGAGAAACCAAGAGTTTTAGTTTTTGATACAACTGATTACAAATTCAATGTTTTTACTCTTGGAGATAATGAATATTATGATAAATCTAATTTATCAGATGTGAACTTTAGTGAGTTTTTAAAAGAGATTGATAATGTCAAAATTGAAGTGCATCCACGTGTTGATAAACTGATTAAGTTAATAAAGTTGAGAAACAAAAATATTGATTTTGACTATCTTGAACAATTAGTAAAAAGTGATGATTTGCTGACATTAAGCCTCTTAAAACATGTTAATTCTGCCTATTATTCGCCAAGAGTGAAAATTACGAATGTAAGATACGCTTTATCGTATTTAGGGATGAAAAATTTTTATAAATTTGTCTCTTCTGAATTATTAAAGTCTTTATCAAGTGATGAATTAAAATTTTACTCTACTGATTTAAAAGCTTATAGAATTCATGTTTTTACTGTTGCTCTATTTTCTGATTATATTGCTGAATATACTGATTTAAATTCGGAAGATGTTTTTATAGCAGGTCTCTTTCATGATATTGGTAAGATTATTTTGGATAAATATACTAGTTTAAAATACGATACTTCCCATAGAATAAAGATTTTGAGGTTTGTAGAAAATTCTTTTAAAACAACTTTACATGCAAAAGTGGGAGGTGATTTTCTAAAAAGATTGGGTTTTCCAAAGATTATTTGTGAAGCTGTTTATACTCATCATACGCCACATTATGCATCTGACGAGTATAAAAAATTTGTTTCTATTATAGCGTTTTCTAACGCTATTGTATCAAACTATATCTTAGGGTCAAGCATACATATTTCAAAACTTCCTTTTAAAAATTCGTCAGAGATTGTGGATAATCTTGGAATTGATTTTAGCTCATTAGAAGTTATTATAAACCAGGTAGGATATTTTTTTTCGATAGCAGAGGAAATAGTAAATGATTAG